The following nucleotide sequence is from Odocoileus virginianus isolate 20LAN1187 ecotype Illinois chromosome 18, Ovbor_1.2, whole genome shotgun sequence.
gcacatacgtgtgtgtgtgtgtgtgtattatactGGGATGATTCATGAGCTGCCATGCTTTTGAATActgcattttttaatattctttttttttttttttggcctctaaTCCCAGTGCCAAGCTATTAGTTGTCAGTACTTTCTGTTCTAAATGTGTCAAACTAGCAGCAGTCTCTCTTACTCTTCTGTGGGCTAATAAACAGGGAAAAAAGCTCATTGGAAatctctgtgtttaaaaaaaaaagtggaggagAGGGGCCAATATGCTGAGAGTGAGCGCTGTGTGAAGTACCTGAGTTTCCACACATGAAATGCATGTCAATGACTTTGGCAGCTTACAAGATGCTTATTTCCAGGTCTTGCCTCAGATTTGGACAGCTGAAGTTTCCAAATAATTGACCTCTGAACGTAAGAGGTGTTATAATGCTTAGCCAAGAAAAGAGTCCCTCCAAGTCAACAGTAAGCATTGTGCCCTGCTTAGAAACTTTCAAGTgaaaagttttgttgtttttttaagccCAAGAGAGCCTATTGTCCaaaaaattccatttcttaaTTTATAAGTCATTCACTGGCATAGATGTGTCAAACTACAGTCATTTTACAGGCATTTTGTCTGCCTTAAGTAGCTGCTTGCCTGTTTAAAGGGTGTTTGTAGGCTCCTTCATTTTCTGCTCCTATAACATGaaatggccttcccaggtggcactagtggtaaagaacctgcctgctaaggtgggagacacaagagattctggttcgatccccgagtcgggaagatccctggaggagtgcatggcaacccactcccatattcttgcctggcctggcgggctacagtccatgggtcgcagagagttggacatgactgaagtcatGTAACACGCATGCATTAGGGTCACATAGAAGAAACCAAGCTTCACCCCATCATTGAAAGAACAACCTTGGTCCTGATGAGGTAGGCAGGTCACAGGTATACAGGCAGGTTGTCTGGTTTGGGCAGtaaaagcccaagaaaatcagTGTTTTAGATTCAACCACAGGAGTGGAAAGTTCCTGAATCCTTTCAGTTAGCATCAAGCTGTGTTTGCTGCCACACCTCAAGACCTAACAAGGAAAAGCCATCAGTACGTCTCATATCAGCATCTGAGGACCCAGAGGCAGGGACCCAGGCACCTGTGGCCCAGAAGTACGACTTAAAGAGAAGCCCAGCTTAGCACTACCCTGATGCCTTTTCCAGAATCCAGAGCACATGTTCTAAAAGGTTCACAGGCTCCTAGGCTCCCCCGGGGCACCCTCAAAGTGGGAAGGAGATCAGCACCTGCTCAGCCAGCCATGTGGAAACTCTGAGCTGGTCCGGCCAAAGAAAACACCTCTGCTGGCCTCCACCCCCAGCGCTTATGCTCAGAAGGGCCTCTGTCCTCCGCTTCAAGGCCTGAGGACCAGATGTGGGCCTGGGGGATGGCCTGGCAGGTCTGAGAAGCCAGGGGGCCATTTAATCCTCCATTAGGACAGGTACACACCCCGCCAGCCCAGCTACCTCCTCACAACAGCTGCACAGCTGAAAAGCCCTTTTGGAGAACCTGGATTACTCAGTACATCTTCAAGCCCTAAATGACCAGATCCCCAAAAGAGAGCACCCCTCTGGGAAGGATCCATTGTGCTGATCCTGCCGCCTTTGAGCAATCTGCTTCCCTCCTACGTTACAGGCAGAAGTGTGGaagagggtggggaggacagCTGCACTGTGTACATTACTGCAAACACTTTTAGGGCAGTGTGACTACAAATGAAAAGGTATTTGGAGACACAGCAGGGAGTACTGGCTCCCTTGCCACCCCCAAGCAAGGCCCCAGCCAGGACTGATGCTCCTGGTGTCAGAACTGGGCTGTGGTTCCTGCTTCAATAGACGGCTCTCTCTGAGCCCCCAGACCCTCCTCCATGAAACCGCTGGTGACGTCTGAAAGGGGTGAGGAGGACAGCAGTTGAGGCCAGAGGATGGAGTGGGAGAATGCTATCCAAAGCCACAGCCTGGGGTTTAGAAGGTAGTGGCCCAAGATCCAGGACTCTCTTCACTGCAAACACTAGTTGACCTGGTACTTATTTTATCCACGTTTGCCTTTCAGTCCCTCCTGGGGGAAAAGTCACCCTCTGGGTGTGCTTTCCAGTGGAGAAGACCCCAAGAAAGTCCATTAGTCTTGCTCCACCTTCAGTGGGCTCTCTGCCCAGGCAAGTGGTGCCAACTCGAGCTCATCTCCAGCCCGCCCCCTCATATACACCATTCAACTCTTTAAAGCAATACTGAAATTATAAAACACCATAGTGAAGAAGATGGGAGGAGGATCATCAGTGAACGAGGGTTTTCaagaaaatggaagaagacaGGAGAGAGACAGTAGAACAATGACTGACAAGTGTGGAGCAGACAAGCCCAGAATAAAAATACCACAAGAATGCTGGGGCTGATAAGGAGTGGGTCTGACAGGCAGAATCTGGCAGGAgctcaggatctgaaatagcagGTACCAGAGAGCAGAGTGACAAATGGTGCTAAAAGTGGGAACTGCTGACAGAATGACTGACAACGGGCCCTGCCTTCCCCAGCCTCTAGTCACTGCCTGGCCTAAGATCGTGGAGCCAAGGCCTAAAAAGGGAGGCCCATCTTCAAAGACATTGGCTCCTGTGAAAATGCAACAAGCAGTATATTGGAGATTTTTCAAGCTACCCTTGGTGCTGTGTTTCGATCGTAATTGGGAAGCCAACTggaaaggtggggggtgggggggcgctcCTGACCTTCAAAAACTACAAGTGATGTGCCAGAGTCTTTAACCACACAGGCAGCCCTCATTGTAAGGTGAACCAGGGAATGAGAGGTGCCCTGGCTATCTAGGCTGCTGACACAAGGCTGCCCTGTACAAAGCAGGAAGACACCGTCAGTGGGAGTGGCACATCCCAGTAGATGCCCCCGGTCACCACAGCACAAACCAGCAGGCCACACTCACTCCACCAGAGTCTCCACACCAGCTAACCCCACCACCTCCAGCCCATCAGCCTCACCCTGAGATCCCACTTTCTTCAAGCAGAATAGAGCTTTCCCATCTTTAAACCTTAAAAGCCCCACCTGTTTGCTTCTCCAGAGCCTTATCCCGGAGCATATTGGATTCTGCACTGGAGCAGGTTCCCTGCTTGGCCATTCTTTTCTGTTTGCATCTGATTTCTGGTctctaataatttttcttttataacatgCTGAAAGTCTTGGAAACCCTGGAATGTGGTAGGTGATTAAGCTCCCACTTCATTCCCACAAGTGAGAAAGGCATGAAATaaattatgtgtgtgtacttCTAGACAAGACAACGTGTTTGAAGTCTTCCATCATCAGAGTTTTGTTAAATAGGATGCTATGGGGTCTTAGAGcagtgtgtgcacacatgtgcatgggTTTTCATAACTGTAAAAGAATCTTTCTCCAACAGTCTTTATAGGGGAGCCCAATACATAGAACTGACTACAGGAAGCTGCCGTGGGAGAGCAGGGGAAGGGAATCAAGGCCCCATCAGCTCAGATCACtgcctttttcctttcttgtggcCCAAGTAATGTTCTCGAATGACATTTCCAGGGAGCACAGTTATCAAACCCAACTCAGAACAACTAAATGAACTATAAGAAAAAAGGAGGTatttaaaactgtataaaatacacaaaatttaaaatatgagcagtgggactttcctggcggtccaatagttaagaatccacctgccagtgcagaggacagaggttctatccctggtccgggaagatcccacatgctgcagagcaactgagcccgtgagccacaactactgggcccgcACTCCAGAGCCcacccgtgagccacaactactgggcccgcACTCCAGAGCCCACGCCCACAACGAGAGAAACTGCGGCAacgagaagcccgagcaccacagctagagggtggagcctgctcgctgcaactggagaaagcccatgtgcagcaatgaagagccaatgcagccaaaaataaatgaatatttttaaaataagtaaataaacacgAGCAGTTGTCCTTACCTGCACACTTGTAAACACTGACCAGTAAAGTCACAGGTAGTTTCAGCGGCAGAATCCAGCAATCTTCATCATCATGATCACCACCATTGTTGTCATCCTCATCTACATTTAATAAGTTAAAGATAAGCCATGCCTAAGTACTTGATATATACGCAATCATTCAATCCAAACCACAAAACCATGAGACCAGTATTATCCACATTGTAAAGAATTTGACCAAGGCCCCATAGCTAGTGGGTGACAAGCACCAAGAtgcaaacccaggtctgctggaCTCTCCTCATGTGCTCTGAGCCATTGTGTTCCACTAGCACCCATAAAAGCCACTTGTGtccttctttatgtattttatgaatttatttgtattaaCTACTGTCATAAGAAGAACTAAGAGTAGGGGAGAGCCAATTCCTCAAGTCCTAGAGAGACAGATTAGGCAGAGATGCCCTGGGTGAGTCATCTGGCCTGGAGTCACCATGGAGATGATCCCAAATGTCACAAACAAAGGGCTCAGAGGAAATTTCTCACCCCAAGGGGACTCAGGGCTCCTAAAACAGTCAGATCTATCAatctttcttcagtttcttcccttCCTACTCATCAGAAAAGCTTATTAGTTTTGACATTACCACATACTCTCATATAACTATATTAAGAACGGGGAACGAAggaattaaaagaattaaagaattaaatgtaaaagattaAAATACCTAATCTACCAAAACAGACTAGGTCTAAAATCAATGAGTCAGCAGACaccagtatacacacacacacacacacacacacacacaccctattataggggggctttcctggtggctcagaaggtgaagaatccacctgcaatgcaggagactcgggtttgatccctgagttgggaagatcccctggaaaagggaatggctaccctctccagtattctttcctggagaattccatggacggaggagtctggcaggctacagtccatggggtcacaaagagacaccactgagcgattttcactttcatactaatatattagtatatatactatggacttccctggtggctcaatggtaaagaatatgtctcccaaggagatgcaagttcaattcctgggttgggaagatcctctagagaaggaaatggaaatccactccaatatttttgtctaggaaatcccacggacagaagagcctggcgggctacagtccatggggtcacaagagagttagacgcaacttagcaactaaaacaacattaTTAAGGAATTTGAGGGAAAATATTAGTAGAAACAAATCCAATTATTTACAATTGTTCTCTAGGGAAGTTATAATAGAGACTAAGGGGTGGCTGCTTAAGAGACTGCTGCCGTTTTATAAGCATTTTAATACCATTTGGTTTTTCAAATCAAGTGCCAATATTCCTTTGATCTGTGAAAaatgatgaaacaaaaataataaaacctaccCTCCTAAGTGGCCTCCTTTAGCTTAATGGCCTCCAGAAAGGAGTTCAAACAGAGATAGTACAATTTGATGTGGTTGATGGAGCCATGAGATCTGAGCCACTGCAGATGGGAGGTGTCTGGTGTTGAGTCAAGAGCCCTGGATCTTGaaacagaagacctgggttccagtctTGGCCTTGGTGCTCCAAGCTCTATGGCCTTAGGCAAGGTGCATCATCTCTCTGAGCTTCTTTATCCCGTAAGGGCAGTCATCCACACCTGATACAACCAAGAGGATTAAATGCCATAAATCCCAATCCAGTGATGCAAACTAACCTCACGGTAAGAAGACAATGAGTGGGGACCTGAAAGTCTGGGCCAGGGAGGTGAGAGCCATGGAAAGATAGACCTGAATAAGAGATACAGGCTTCTTGCCCATGAACTAGGCACTGAACTGAAATTTCCTCTCCCCTCCATGCTGTTCCCCAGTTCTCTGATACCATGTAGTATATTTTAAGGTTCTACAGACTCAAAAGAGAGGCAGATAACCCAAGTGTCAATCTGCATCCCCCTGCATGAGGCTCACACAGACCTTGAACCCATCTGATCCTGGCCTGAGCCCTCTTGAACAAAGTCCCTCCTtgattcttccttaaaaaaaaaaaaaaactccaaattaTTTAACCTTAGGATCAAACCTTAGGCCCCAAAGAGGAACTTCCAACCCTTTCTCCATTATGACTATATCACACTTTATGAGAGGCCTGGTCATTGCTGTCATTTTAGGACAAGCAGATCCAGGCTTCCCAGGAATGAGCCCAATGTGCAGCCATTTTTTCCAGGTTCTGAGCATTTAGAACCACTCATAGCTTAAGAGCCAGCTGCCAACTGCCTGGTTGCCAAGGGCTCCCTTTCTGCCCCCTCTGCCCCACCTCTCCCTGGACTCAGAGCCTGCACTGGTTTGGGAATGACAGAGGTCTGGCCATCCATGCTTTCCTAGGACTGCCATAGAACCTTGTCCTTTCCCTCCATCTGCCTCTGTTTTGAGTCGGTAGAACCCTAAAATACACTCCATGGTATCAGAGAACTGGGGAACAgcatggaggggaggggaaatTTCAGTTCAGTGCCTGGTTCATGGGCAAGACTCATGACGAGACTCATACCCCATCAGACAACACTGTTGTTACTGGTATGTTGTGATGTGAAGAGGTAGAAAGATGCCCTGTGAAGCAGCCCTGTGTAGAGAGGCCCCAAAACAAGACTCCAGATCAGGCCTGAAGCACCCCTACCAGGATGAGGAAGCAACAAGAGAGTTAGGCTAAAATATCCCCAGAGGTCGCAAGAAACATGACCTGCTCTCTGCATAGACAGCACGCGGGGTGAACAAAGAGACCTGGAGATTCaatccccccaaaatgaagtttATTCTTTGGCACTTCATTCTTGGCAAGGGATGATCATGATGTCAATTTATACAATGATTAAACTAGTAAAATACATCTGGATGGGAAGGAAACCTCAGAGACCAGCCTTGATTTCATGAGCACAAGGTAAAGGGCCCAAGAAGGGGAGACAGAAGAGGGAGGGTTAGGGGACTAATTAGCCAGTGATTAAATGTCATTTTCCTTGAGTCAAGTGATTCTCATTTTATTCAAGTGTCCAGGAAACGACGacgaaatcttttttttttttttttttcatttttggggaattccttttttttttttttttcttttttggtccaaTGAATAGCTCAACCATATGATTTTATAAGCATTGTGCAATTTCTAAATTACAACCTTTAAAAATCAGGCTGACACTGTCAACTCCTGCTGGTTGGGATTTTCTGAATCACCTACAGAAAAACGGCTGCTCCGCCGAGAGCCTGTCTGAGAAATGGGCCGGTATATCCTGTGCCCCAAAGCATCTGTTTCCTCAAAGATGTAGCCAGGAGGCTCAGGGTATGAAGCCAGGCATCTGCTCATTTCCTTCGGAGTAAAGCTGACGGTATATGTGGTCTGGCCCTCCACAGGGATATTTCCTCGGGGCCCAGACCAGAGGGGCTTGCAGCTTTTGGTCATCATGGGCAGGTGGGGCACATAGTGGGCTCGCGTGGTGGTCAGGCAGTCCAAGGGCTCAGAGGGAAGGTTCAACTGGGGGATGGGCTTGACCGGCTCTGTCCGCATGCTGGCCCACTGCTTGTAGTCctctttggtggtggtggagCCTTCAAAGCGGCCACCCTTCTTGACCGAGGGCGCGGGTCGGCAGGACTCAGCCGGGGCGCCCTTAGGGAACGTGTAGTGGGCCTGCACTGTTGTCAAAAGGTCCATCTTCTCTTCAGGAGGGACATACATGGCAGGAGGTTTGGAGAACACCTGGGGCGTTGGCCAGGCTTGGTACTTATCTCGAAActcagtggtgttggagaagggcAAGAGCCCGCAAGGCCTGGCAGGAGGTTTCAAGCTCTTGGCTGGCTCCCCCATCAGACCCCGGTATGACTCCTTGTGGGTGGTGAGGCTTTCAAAGGGGATTTCACAGGGTCTGAACTTCTCTGGCTCATGCACAAAGCGCTTCTCCAAGGGGTGGGCCACGTAGCTCATCTTGTAGTTTGTCAGATCCTCCAGGGGGATGTTACAGAGCTTGGGCACAGCTGGAGGCTTACAGCTCCTGGTGTTCACCAGGCCCTTCATGGAATAGTCGTCCTGCTGTGTAGTGCGATTATCAAACTTGGTTGATGCTGGCCGGTAGTGGTGAGGAGGACGAAGCAACTCTCGTCTTGGTTGGTTCCAGGGTAAATAGTCAGCtgcaaataaagcagaagtggtgATTATTCATAAATCCAATCACTCAACCTGCATGTATTCCCAGAAGCCCCAAAGCCACAGGCCAGTCTTCAGGGAGATGTTACAGGAGAAGAGGAAAACCAGACTAGATCCCTGCCACCACCTCAACCAAGGGCTTGATGTTTCAACTTTGTGGTATTTGCAGGGTATTGTGCAGCAgaagccttcccaggtggtgctagtggtaaagaacccgtctgccaatgcaggagatgtaagagatgcaggttcaatccctgggtcaggaaggcctcctggaggagggcacggcagcccactccagttttattgcctggagaatccccatggacagaggagcctggtgggctacagtccatgagatcacaaagagttggatacaactgaagtgacttagtacacacacacacacgcagaagaGACTAATTTATAGGAGTCTCATCACACCCACAATGCTGCATGTGGGGATTTTAGAGGGTCCATGGCCATGAGTGGACCCACGGGATGGATTCCAACAGAGGAGTccaactgctgctgctactaagtcacttcagtcatgtccgacgctgtgcgaccccatggactgtagcctaccaggctcctccgtccacgggattttccaggcaagagtactggagtggggtgccattgccttcgcTGGTTCAGCTACTGCTTTCCCCTTATCCAAGAACAGCTCCATTCCTCTAAGGGAAGGTGCCCTCTGTGAATTAGCAAAGAGTGACTGGGAAGGTACATGCAGAGCAGTGAGACCAAGGATTCGCAACCCAGCCCTGCTGGGCCACCAGCCAGACCTACCAGGCCTCCCTTGGTCATCCATGGGGTAATCGCCATTATGTTCCTATCATCACACATACAATCCACATACATCAAATACGGCACTCCAGGGGAATAAGGGGGACTATGTTGGCTAACCAACTCTGAATCCACAGGGAATTCTCTTGTCTACAACTttacaaaaagaacaaaagcagtCTTTGAGGTATATAGCCAATACCAGTGGAGTCCACAGGCACACTTTTTAAACAGCTTTCTTGAGGTAtaatttgtataaatataaaatgcatcaTCATACACACATAATTTAATAACTTTAACATGGTTGTACAACAATCTATAATCAAAATCTAGTTAtgctgaatcaccttgctgtaccacataaattaacaaaacattgtaaatcaactatacttcaacaaaaaaaattttttttaatctagttatagaacatttccatcacaccCCTAAAAATTTAATCAAGCCAATTTGCAATCTTCATTCTCATCCCTGGGCAATAATTAATCATTTCTTGGTCACTATAAAtgtgccttttctggacattttctATAAATAGAATTGCACAATATATAGTGTTTTGTATTGGCTTCATCCACTAAGCATAATGTAAAGGAGGCTCATCCCTGTCACAGCATGTATCAGTCCACTCCCTTTTATTGTTGAATAGTACTAGGgtaaattttgtttatccattcatcatttgatgggcatttggattgttttcatcATTTGGTTATTATGAAAATTTCTGCTAGGAACATTTATAGACAAGTGTTTGTGAGgatgtatcttttcatttttcttaggtaGATACCAAGAAGCAAAATTGATAAATTATATGTttaatttatgtttaacttttcaaCATACCGCTAACTTTTCCAAAGTGGTGTGCCACTTCAcgttcctaccagcaatgtatgaaagttctcatttctccacatcttcaacacttgttattacaatttgttttttaattataggCATTCTATAGTGGGTGtttaatggtatctcattgtattttaatttacatttccctaatgatgaaagtgaaagaggagagtgaaaaagttggcttaaagctcaacattcagaaaactaagatcatggcatctggtcccatcactttatgggaaatagatggggaaacagtggaaacagtgtcagactttatttttttgggttccaaaatcactgcagatggtgattgcagccatgaaattaaaagacgcttactccttggaaggaaagttatgaccaacctagacaacatattaaaaagcagagacattactttgccaacaaaggtccgtctggtcaaggctatggtttttccagtggtcatgtatggatgtgagagttggactgtgaagaaagctgagcgccgaaaaattgatgcttttgaactgtggtgttggagaagactcttgagagtcccttggactgcaaggagatccaaccagtccatcctaaaggagatcagtcctgggtgttcattggaaggactgatgcagaagctgaaactccaatactttggccacctcatgcgaagagttgactcattagaaaagaccctgatgctgggagggattgggggcaggaggagaaggggatgacagaggatgagatgactggatggcatcactgactcaatggacatgagtttgagtaaactccgggagttggtgatggacagggaggcctggcgtgctgcgattcatggggtcgcaaagagtcggacacgactgagcaactgaactgaactgaactgcacctTAAACTGCATTGAATCTTCAATCTACAAACATGGATTCTCACTAcctattttgatattatttttcattctaca
It contains:
- the SAXO1 gene encoding stabilizer of axonemal microtubules 1; translation: MAPTKGKCVCELCSCGRHHCPHLPTKIYDKTEKPCLLSEYTENYPVHHSYLPRESYKPKMDYQRACTPMEGLTTSRRDFGPHKVLPVKIHQPNPFVPSEENMDLKTTYKQDYNPYPLCRVDPIKPRDSKYPCGDKMESLPTYKADYLPWNQPRRELLRPPHHYRPASTKFDNRTTQQDDYSMKGLVNTRSCKPPAVPKLCNIPLEDLTNYKMSYVAHPLEKRFVHEPEKFRPCEIPFESLTTHKESYRGLMGEPAKSLKPPARPCGLLPFSNTTEFRDKYQAWPTPQVFSKPPAMYVPPEEKMDLLTTVQAHYTFPKGAPAESCRPAPSVKKGGRFEGSTTTKEDYKQWASMRTEPVKPIPQLNLPSEPLDCLTTTRAHYVPHLPMMTKSCKPLWSGPRGNIPVEGQTTYTVSFTPKEMSRCLASYPEPPGYIFEETDALGHRIYRPISQTGSRRSSRFSVGDSENPNQQELTVSA